In Propionispora hippei DSM 15287, the DNA window ACTGGCCGAAAAATATAACGCCGATATTGTCTGGGACGATAAAGCCAAAGCGCCGCATTTTGACTATACGGCAACCGATGGTACGTCTCATCAGGTCTGGTTTGAAAATAGCAAAAGCTTGTCGTACAAGCTGGATCTAGTCAACAAATACGATATTGCCGGCGCCGCATTGTGGAAGCTTGGCGAGGAAGACCCCGGCTATTGGCAGGTCTTTAAAGAACATGGTTTTAAGAAGTGACAATACGCAACGAGGAGGTAACCAGTGTATAATACAAAACTACTGGCATGGGGAATGCTGTTTCTAATGGTGTGTACTTTCCTGCTGCCACTTTCGGCCGCTCATGCGGCAAGTGCCGATTCGGTGCTTGGCACGCTGGCTTCCTCCACGGTTGCCAGTAAGGATTCGGGCAGCGGAGGCTCCGGTTTTTTTGAGCAGGTATTCGGCTTTCTGTTTGACAAAGTGCTAGGACCAATTTTTAATATTTTCGGCGGCGGAAAAAGCAGTAGCGGTACTTCTTCACCGGTTAATGTAATCCCGCTGCCAAGTTCGCCCGGTGACACGGCCGGCGGTGTAGGCAACACAGCGTCGCTGCGCGGCAAGGTGATCGTGGTGGACCCCGGTCACGGTGGCAGCAATCCCGGTGCGGTTGCCAATAATGACCGCGAGTCGGACAACAACCTGGCAGTCGGGTTAAAGCTGCGTGATAAATTGGTACAAGCCGGTGCAAAGGTTATTATGACCCGTGACACCGACCGGACGGTCGCGCCAGAGGGAAGTTCGCTGGGAGAGGAACTGGAGGCAAGGGTAGCGATGGCTGAGCAGCAAAAGGCCGATATCTTTGTCAGCATCCATTCCAATTCCAATCCGGACTCCAATATCGCCGGCGCCATGACCTTTTACCACAGCAAT includes these proteins:
- a CDS encoding N-acetylmuramoyl-L-alanine amidase family protein; this translates as MYNTKLLAWGMLFLMVCTFLLPLSAAHAASADSVLGTLASSTVASKDSGSGGSGFFEQVFGFLFDKVLGPIFNIFGGGKSSSGTSSPVNVIPLPSSPGDTAGGVGNTASLRGKVIVVDPGHGGSNPGAVANNDRESDNNLAVGLKLRDKLVQAGAKVIMTRDTDRTVAPEGSSLGEELEARVAMAEQQKADIFVSIHSNSNPDSNIAGAMTFYHSNKSPDLARAVQTALIKTTGAVDKGISPATFYVLRNTTMPGVLVEMGFVTNEQESVQLKNDAYRGKVAQGVFNGIAAYFANR